A region of Deltaproteobacteria bacterium DNA encodes the following proteins:
- a CDS encoding acyl-CoA/acyl-ACP dehydrogenase: MDFLIPKELREFRRSLQKLLVKDGLRATAKSFDAHSASKSLALDEKFLNLWAELSQLGAFLGCLGEDFGGLGFDLVAAQLMLLESARVLSPLPLFETVALGIYPLSLMGDELSRAELLPKIGQGEVRASGAFQDFFGRSNAPPLSAKIKETRKKKANEERTQYLLSGSATLVPSVEVVDIILVPAIIDSCDKALFLVKRETFKNLEIIRQPSFDLVRCYYRLNFKDTEAELLSTNIVPDAAWQELSDCIAILASAEMLGVGQTALDMSVEYAKTRKQFSKPIGSFQAISHKLADMHLELQSATTLLHFAAWSRAGDKAQFSQSAAAIKAYASEIAPKVAERAIQIHGGIGFTYEYDLHLFLRRAITLASCYGDKNHHYKRVAELELASS, from the coding sequence ATGGATTTCTTAATTCCCAAGGAGCTACGTGAATTTCGACGCTCCTTACAAAAATTATTGGTAAAGGATGGGCTTCGCGCCACAGCAAAGAGTTTCGATGCGCACAGCGCGTCAAAGAGCTTGGCGCTCGACGAGAAGTTTTTAAACTTATGGGCTGAACTATCTCAGTTAGGCGCTTTTCTTGGGTGTTTAGGAGAAGATTTTGGTGGATTGGGCTTCGATCTCGTAGCAGCGCAATTAATGCTGCTAGAGAGCGCGAGAGTGCTATCTCCCCTTCCCTTATTTGAGACCGTCGCCTTGGGGATTTATCCCTTAAGCCTTATGGGCGACGAACTTAGCAGAGCCGAGTTATTGCCTAAAATTGGGCAGGGTGAAGTTCGCGCTAGCGGTGCTTTTCAGGATTTTTTTGGGCGGAGCAACGCGCCGCCACTATCTGCCAAGATAAAGGAAACCAGGAAGAAAAAAGCTAATGAGGAGAGGACGCAATATCTTTTAAGTGGCAGCGCAACGTTGGTTCCATCGGTAGAGGTTGTAGACATCATTCTAGTGCCGGCAATCATCGATAGTTGTGACAAGGCGCTATTTTTGGTAAAGCGCGAAACGTTTAAAAATCTAGAAATTATAAGACAACCCTCTTTTGATCTCGTTCGCTGTTATTATCGCTTGAATTTTAAAGACACCGAAGCTGAACTCCTGTCGACCAACATAGTTCCCGATGCTGCATGGCAGGAGTTAAGCGACTGCATAGCCATTTTAGCCAGTGCCGAAATGCTTGGAGTTGGACAAACTGCTTTAGACATGTCCGTCGAATATGCCAAGACTCGCAAGCAATTTTCAAAACCCATAGGCAGTTTCCAGGCAATAAGCCATAAGCTAGCGGATATGCATCTAGAACTTCAGAGCGCCACAACCCTATTGCATTTTGCCGCCTGGAGCCGGGCCGGTGACAAGGCGCAATTTTCCCAAAGTGCTGCTGCTATAAAGGCCTACGCTAGCGAAATAGCCCCTAAAGTTGCTGAGCGCGCTATTCAGATTCACGGCGGTATTGGCTTTACATATGAATACGATTTGCACTTATTTCTAAGGAGAGCCATAACACTAGCGTCGTGTTATGGAGATAAAAACCACCACTACAAGCGCGTGGCGGAGCTTGAGCTTGCAAGCTCATAG
- a CDS encoding metal-sulfur cluster assembly factor, which yields MTAREDVVEALKTVMDPELYIDVWTLGLIYDIDINGSAVDIRMTFTSVACPLGPELVDDVRQKILTLEGVEICNVEVVFDPPWKPSDELKAMLGIL from the coding sequence ATGACAGCAAGAGAGGATGTCGTAGAAGCATTAAAAACTGTTATGGATCCCGAGCTTTACATTGATGTGTGGACTCTTGGCCTAATATACGACATTGACATAAACGGCTCTGCCGTTGACATTAGAATGACGTTTACGTCGGTAGCCTGTCCTTTGGGCCCAGAACTAGTAGATGACGTTCGGCAAAAAATTTTAACCCTTGAGGGAGTGGAAATATGCAATGTCGAGGTGGTTTTCGATCCCCCCTGGAAGCCTTCCGATGAGCTAAAAGCCATGCTAGGTATATTGTAA
- a CDS encoding protein-L-isoaspartate(D-aspartate) O-methyltransferase: MDLRTLTEGGYGPFISQGLDRPQLTNQEVLKAMSRVARHLFVPSEVSRFAYEDRALAIGKRQTISQPYIVALMTQEAGISQGSKVLEIGTGSGFQAAVLAELGARVFSVEIISSLADEAKERLERLGYVNVTVRQGDGWKGWEEEAPFDAILVTAAAPRPPRELISQLANGGKMVIPIEDENTDGEILMVIEKRGDDLITRDLGLVRFVPITGTAREREENKQSSDSDDDDNDANDE; this comes from the coding sequence ATGGATCTCAGGACTCTAACTGAAGGTGGTTACGGTCCTTTTATCAGCCAAGGTTTAGATAGGCCTCAGCTTACTAATCAGGAAGTTTTAAAGGCGATGTCGCGCGTCGCTAGGCATCTATTTGTGCCAAGCGAGGTTTCTCGTTTTGCCTACGAAGATAGAGCGCTGGCAATTGGGAAAAGACAAACCATATCGCAACCCTACATCGTTGCGCTCATGACTCAAGAGGCTGGAATATCTCAGGGAAGCAAGGTTTTGGAGATAGGTACGGGAAGTGGGTTTCAGGCGGCAGTATTAGCAGAACTCGGGGCGCGAGTTTTTAGTGTCGAAATAATTTCTTCCCTAGCTGATGAGGCGAAAGAGAGGCTGGAGCGATTAGGGTATGTAAATGTAACCGTTAGGCAAGGAGATGGCTGGAAAGGATGGGAAGAGGAAGCGCCATTCGATGCGATATTAGTAACGGCTGCTGCCCCTAGGCCACCGCGCGAACTCATTTCGCAATTGGCAAACGGAGGGAAGATGGTAATTCCCATAGAAGATGAAAATACTGATGGGGAAATCCTCATGGTAATAGAGAAGCGGGGAGATGATTTAATAACGCGCGATCTGGGATTAGTTCGCTTCGTGCCAATTACTGGAACTGCTCGCGAGCGCGAAGAAAATAAGCAAAGCTCGGACAGCGATGACGACGATAATGATGCTAATGATGAATAG
- a CDS encoding SIS domain-containing protein, with product MSSKVAIEEHIKESARVKLSLLDHVGSINRAVEILVNTVRDGGRVYSCGNGGSACDAMHLSEELVARYKMHRPGIPAHHLCDAGVITCWANDYSFNEIFERQVATFVTSKDALVAFSTSGNSINIVKAVEKAKEIGAVSIALLGKGGGKARDIANLSVVVQSDITAHIQEAHIAIVHIICEQLEMKLFSTGGKVSSSLS from the coding sequence GTGAGCAGTAAAGTAGCAATAGAAGAACACATTAAAGAGTCTGCTCGTGTAAAGTTGTCGCTTCTCGACCACGTTGGTTCTATTAATCGCGCTGTAGAGATTTTAGTCAACACAGTCAGAGATGGAGGTCGCGTTTATTCTTGCGGCAATGGTGGCTCGGCTTGCGATGCTATGCATCTAAGCGAAGAACTCGTCGCGCGCTACAAGATGCACAGACCAGGAATTCCGGCGCACCATTTGTGCGATGCGGGAGTAATAACGTGCTGGGCTAACGATTACAGTTTTAATGAAATATTCGAGCGCCAGGTTGCAACATTTGTTACTAGCAAGGATGCGCTTGTTGCCTTCTCGACTAGCGGCAATTCAATTAATATAGTTAAGGCAGTGGAAAAGGCAAAAGAAATTGGCGCTGTGAGCATTGCTCTCCTTGGAAAAGGTGGGGGCAAGGCGAGAGACATAGCAAACCTCTCTGTAGTCGTTCAATCAGACATCACTGCACATATCCAAGAGGCACATATCGCAATAGTTCACATAATATGCGAACAACTCGAAATGAAATTATTTTCCACTGGCGGAAAAGTTAGCTCTAGTCTCTCGTAA
- a CDS encoding dTDP-4-dehydrorhamnose 3,5-epimerase family protein, with product MPLKIVTFYLPINMILSIDETKLDKNLICDVQFKDLKTFPDDRGFFREVVRVSDDFFREGFGQWSHSKMGKDTVKAWHFHHRQVDWWYVGLGVIHTVLYDLREESPTFKKKLEFKLGENSLDPQALTAVVRIPTGVLHGCKVLSEQAHLFYITSRTYDPNDEGRFPFNSEIVPHKWGGKNETLIVAENDKRTFMPTQDRIPIDF from the coding sequence ATGCCCTTAAAGATTGTAACATTTTATTTGCCGATTAACATGATCCTTTCTATCGATGAGACTAAATTAGATAAAAATTTAATTTGCGATGTGCAATTTAAAGATTTAAAAACCTTTCCCGATGATCGCGGTTTCTTTAGGGAGGTGGTGCGAGTTTCTGATGATTTTTTTCGCGAGGGCTTTGGCCAATGGAGTCATAGCAAAATGGGCAAAGATACCGTCAAGGCTTGGCACTTTCATCATAGGCAAGTAGATTGGTGGTACGTGGGTTTAGGAGTAATTCACACAGTTCTATATGATCTTAGAGAAGAGAGCCCAACGTTTAAAAAGAAGCTTGAATTTAAACTGGGAGAAAATTCGCTAGACCCCCAGGCATTGACTGCCGTCGTGCGAATTCCCACTGGGGTTCTTCACGGATGCAAAGTTTTAAGCGAACAGGCGCATCTGTTTTACATTACGAGTAGAACGTACGATCCGAACGACGAAGGACGTTTCCCCTTTAATTCAGAAATAGTACCCCACAAGTGGGGCGGCAAAAACGAGACACTAATAGTGGCAGAAAACGATAAGAGAACGTTTATGCCAACACAAGATCGAATTCCTATCGATTTTTAG
- the acnA gene encoding aconitate hydratase AcnA has product MISLKELSGKKFGKVKYCPLQGLEDLGVGSISRLPFSIRILLESVLRNCDGFVFTEEHVKTLAGWKPLSEKRPEMPYKPARVVLQDFTGVPAIVDLAAMRDAMKRLGGNPAKINPLVRCDLVIDHSVQVDYFGTSAALAKNEEVEFQRNRERYEFLKWGQLAFSNLRVVPPSTGIIHQVNLEYLSEGIYWNRQANVVYPDSCVGTDSHTTMVNGLGVLAWGVGGIEAEAVMLDQPIYMLVPDVVGIKLLGEMPDGTTATDLVLAITELCRSIGVVEKFVEFFGPGLNFMSVADRATVGNMAPEQGSTVSFFPVDDLTLQYLRESSRSEELVALTEAYYKSQGLFREASTPDPEFSRVVELDLSSIVPCVAGPKRPQDRVALSNVASSYRASLLAPVGSKGFGLQANDLERKGVVKLDNESEEISHGAVVIAAITSCTNTSNPASMIAAGLVAKKAVERGLTVKPYVKTSLAPGSTVVTDYLKKAGLLAYLEKIGFFIVGYGCTTCIGNSGPLPEAVEKAIVENDLVVSAVLSGNRNFEGRVHPLTRANYLASPPLVVVYALAGSTAKDVTTEPIGIGSDGNAVYLRDIWPSSAEIAAAVREAVLPEMFKNRYADVFKGSDAWQRIETKRTELYSWDESSTYIQEPPFFTELSADSKYIKSICNARVLACFGDSVTTDHISPAGSMAKNSPAAVYLKSLGVKPEEYNSYGSRRGNYKIMMRGTFANVRIKNALVPGVEGNVTVYHDTGEQMSFFDAAERYREKDVPLIVLAGKEYGSGSSRDWAAKGPFLLGVKAVIAESYERIHRSNLIGMGILPLEFMPGENAKSLGLNGDEIFDIILNDLMKPRETIAVLARSPKGGEKTFNTISRIDAPVEIQYYRDGGILCTVLKNLLNQ; this is encoded by the coding sequence ATGATTTCGCTTAAAGAACTATCGGGTAAGAAATTTGGAAAAGTTAAATATTGTCCTCTTCAAGGGCTTGAAGATTTGGGGGTTGGAAGCATATCCCGTTTGCCATTTAGCATTCGCATTTTACTGGAGTCGGTTCTGAGAAATTGCGATGGCTTTGTCTTTACCGAAGAGCATGTAAAAACCCTTGCAGGATGGAAGCCTCTAAGCGAGAAGCGTCCAGAAATGCCATATAAGCCAGCAAGAGTTGTGTTACAGGATTTTACTGGAGTTCCAGCTATTGTAGACTTGGCTGCTATGCGCGACGCCATGAAGCGCCTTGGGGGCAATCCAGCAAAGATTAACCCTCTCGTTCGTTGCGATTTGGTAATAGATCATTCAGTGCAAGTCGATTATTTCGGGACTAGTGCTGCTTTAGCTAAAAACGAGGAAGTCGAGTTTCAGCGAAATCGTGAAAGATACGAGTTTTTGAAATGGGGACAACTCGCCTTTAGCAATTTGCGGGTGGTTCCGCCCTCGACCGGCATAATACATCAAGTAAATTTGGAGTATTTGTCGGAAGGCATCTATTGGAATAGGCAAGCTAATGTGGTTTATCCGGATAGTTGTGTGGGAACTGATTCGCATACGACGATGGTAAATGGTCTAGGGGTTTTAGCTTGGGGTGTTGGTGGAATTGAGGCTGAAGCAGTGATGCTCGATCAGCCTATTTACATGTTAGTTCCCGACGTCGTCGGCATAAAGTTGCTGGGAGAGATGCCAGATGGCACGACGGCTACCGATTTGGTGCTAGCGATTACAGAGCTTTGTCGCTCTATTGGAGTAGTGGAAAAGTTTGTGGAGTTTTTTGGCCCAGGACTTAACTTCATGAGCGTTGCAGATAGAGCTACAGTTGGCAATATGGCTCCAGAGCAGGGGAGCACTGTTAGTTTTTTTCCCGTTGACGATTTAACATTACAGTACTTGCGCGAATCTAGTCGCAGCGAAGAGTTAGTTGCGCTTACTGAAGCGTATTACAAGAGCCAAGGTTTGTTTCGCGAGGCGAGCACTCCCGATCCCGAATTCTCTAGGGTCGTTGAGTTGGACTTGTCAAGTATTGTGCCATGTGTCGCTGGGCCAAAGCGGCCACAGGATAGAGTGGCATTGAGTAATGTAGCGTCTAGTTACAGGGCGAGCCTTCTTGCTCCTGTTGGTTCCAAAGGCTTTGGCTTGCAGGCAAATGATTTGGAGCGCAAGGGAGTGGTAAAACTTGATAACGAAAGCGAGGAGATATCCCATGGGGCTGTCGTCATTGCTGCTATAACTTCTTGTACCAACACTAGTAATCCCGCATCGATGATAGCGGCGGGTTTAGTAGCTAAAAAAGCTGTAGAAAGGGGGTTAACGGTTAAGCCATACGTAAAAACGTCTCTTGCGCCTGGGTCTACGGTCGTTACGGATTATTTAAAGAAGGCTGGACTTTTAGCCTATTTGGAAAAAATAGGGTTTTTTATCGTAGGGTATGGCTGTACTACTTGCATAGGTAACTCTGGCCCGCTACCCGAAGCGGTTGAAAAGGCTATTGTCGAAAATGATTTAGTAGTTTCTGCTGTGCTTTCGGGCAATCGCAATTTTGAAGGTAGGGTTCATCCACTTACGCGCGCTAATTATTTAGCTTCGCCTCCTTTAGTAGTAGTTTATGCTTTGGCTGGTTCTACTGCTAAGGACGTTACAACGGAACCTATAGGTATTGGCAGCGATGGGAATGCAGTGTATTTGCGCGATATTTGGCCTAGTAGTGCAGAAATTGCAGCGGCCGTGCGTGAAGCGGTGTTGCCAGAGATGTTTAAGAATCGCTACGCAGATGTGTTTAAAGGGTCGGATGCTTGGCAACGAATTGAGACTAAAAGGACCGAGCTTTATTCGTGGGATGAAAGTTCTACTTATATACAGGAGCCGCCTTTTTTTACTGAGCTTTCTGCTGATTCTAAGTACATTAAGTCAATTTGCAATGCTAGAGTCCTAGCCTGCTTTGGTGATTCCGTAACGACAGATCACATTTCCCCTGCTGGCTCTATGGCAAAGAACTCTCCAGCGGCAGTTTATTTGAAATCTCTTGGAGTTAAGCCGGAGGAGTATAACAGCTATGGCTCGCGTCGTGGAAACTACAAGATAATGATGCGCGGCACGTTTGCTAACGTGAGGATAAAAAACGCCTTAGTCCCAGGCGTAGAAGGTAACGTTACAGTGTATCACGACACTGGTGAGCAAATGTCGTTTTTTGACGCTGCCGAGCGTTATAGGGAAAAAGATGTTCCGCTAATTGTTTTGGCGGGGAAGGAGTATGGAAGCGGTTCTTCGCGCGACTGGGCAGCTAAAGGGCCATTTTTGCTTGGTGTTAAGGCTGTAATTGCAGAGAGCTATGAGAGGATTCATCGAAGCAATCTAATTGGCATGGGCATTTTGCCGCTTGAATTTATGCCCGGAGAAAATGCAAAAAGCCTGGGATTAAATGGAGATGAAATCTTTGATATAATATTAAATGATTTGATGAAACCTCGGGAGACCATTGCTGTTTTGGCGCGCAGTCCCAAGGGCGGCGAGAAAACTTTTAATACGATAAGTCGCATAGACGCTCCTGTAGAAATACAGTACTACCGCGATGGTGGGATACTTTGTACGGTATTAAAGAATCTGTTAAACCAATGA